In Oncorhynchus mykiss isolate Arlee chromosome 19, USDA_OmykA_1.1, whole genome shotgun sequence, the sequence GAATCCCGGTTAGAGCCACCCCGAACTCGCTACATGATCTAAACTGATCCACGTGTGTTTACAAAGTATTGTATCACTTGTAATCAATAGCTTTAACTGTTTCAACCCAGACTTGTTCACTGGAAGTTTTTTTGAATGTATGATGTTTGCTGTTACATTTTCAGGATGACCCTGAGATTCCATTCACTGAGGAAGACTACAGGAGAAGAAGAGCCCATCCCAACTTCAAAGAGCATATCAACGTTGAAAAACTTGTGGTCAAAATGGGAAAAACGGTTAAACTGCATATCCTTTGTCAGTTTATGGTGTTTTTAAAATTGTGTAGGCATTACTGTTCAGTGCCAACACATGACATTATTTTCAACCTGCTCATTCCAATGTTTTTCTTTCGCTATAGAAAAGTTCATTGCTCTCCACATACGTAGTGGCCTCAGGAGTTCAGTATGGAATGGGAGAGCAAGTCTTCCACTTCTTCTTCAAGGTAGATAACATTGATTATTGTTacctacactgagtatacaaaacattaagaacacctgctctttccatgacaaaaactggtgaaagctatgatctcttattgatgtcacttgttaaatccacctcaatcagtgtagaaaaaggggaggagacgggttaaaaaatatatttttaagcattgagacacttgagacatggattgtgtatgtgtgcccttcggtggatgaatgggcaagacaaaagatttaagtgccattgaacggggtatggtagtaggtgccaggtgcactggtttatgtcaagaactgcaacgctgctgggtttttcacgctcaacagtttcctctgGTGTATCAAGattggcccaccacccaaaggacacccagccaacttgacacaactgggggaagcattggagtcaacatgggccagcatccctgttatGAGGGAAAAAGGGAGAGGGTATTCCTCATATTTGGTATACTCGGTGTATATTTGTATAAGGGATCATTGAATGTAAGTTGTCTTGTGTGGTTCCTTTTTCATTAGACATCTTGGTTGGGAGACTTGCCCAAAGTCCCTATCTTTGGAGAAGGCACCAATGTCATTCCTACTATTCACATCAATGACCTTGCAGGGTGAGTCCTATTCTTATTTTCCTTCAAAACAAGCTCTGTTATGTACAGTCACTAGTGAAAGCCTACACACCCCTTGCATggtcttcacattttgctgcttTAATTAAATTAAATCTCAAAAGGGATTCTATTAGGTGTCTCCCTCTATTGATTTAtatggtctaagacactgcatctcagtgcaagaggcgtcaccacactccctggttcgattccaggctgtatcacatccggctgtgattgggagtcctatagggcggcgcacaattgtcccagtgtcgtCTGAGTTTTGCCCAGTGTCGTCCGTGTTTGGCCGAGTttggccgttattgtaaataagaatttgttcttaactgacttgcctagtttaataaaataaattgattaatacaacctactccacattttcaaagtgaaagaaaaattaTATAACATTTCCCAAATGACTAAGAAATACAGAAATTTGAATGTATTGATTGcgtatgtcttcacaccccagagttaatacttggcggaagcacctttgtcagtcattacagctgtaaaaaaaaaaatatatgttttataagATTCTACCAACCTTAGGGCAACATACATACAACCaacaactcttagggcaacatacattgtttttgtcaaaattgctcaagcaCAGTATACttggttgggaatcattgatggacagcaatattcaaaccttgtctctgattttttttaagcagatttaagtcaggaTGGAGACTGGACTATTCAGGAGCACTCAACAACTCTTGGAAAGGCATTCCGGTGTGTCTTTGGCATTAAAATTTGTGAAATTGTCTCGGGGTTTTCAGGAGACTGAGGCGGGTTTTTTGCTAACTTTTTACCTGGGCTTCGCTCCttttatatttattttgatcctaacaaactccccagtccctgaCAGTGACAAGCATACCTGTAACATGATGCTGCCTAAGGCTgttatggtgaccgtattaccgccacaccggcggtcacgagtcataacggcagtcaaattccacgtgactgtTTATTCACAGTAATTAGGCCTCTCCGAGCTCTGATGCTGCGGATGGTCATTAGTAACCAACCAAACTTTCTAACAGCCTGGTACTcaacactctattgtccctctaatcactttTTACATCAATGCAAATATAATGTCATGTTGGGCAACTTTTCTATAGACTATGCAGAGTTTTGATggccatcagctttctatagttTAAGCCTACtatatttctcaactttcctaatattaagcacgttgcttctctttacaacaggcaTGAAAAGGAACCACgggggaaaagcgtcctccattcaatattttaagtgcatagatgacgtgTATTTGTTTTCCCATTGCTCCTGTTTTGAGACAGGTGCGTGATAATGGTCCATTCCAAATCAAAACCAATtctcacatatattatttagtatatgtaaagactagatgaaatcaagaatagtctgatgggtgacaatattagcctatatcttgtgaatgatgcccagcttgtgTGCAGTAAGGCAGGAACCAGTGCATGCCTTTTTTTGTGCCTTTTTTCAAATCAGTCACACACCTCATGttgcctagcccataggcctatatattttgatagggtttgtatcacaactaaagtggcctaATAACTTTCAAAATTAAGAAAATTAATCCACTTTagaaggggtgtagagcctaactggcatacttTTCACAATacaaatgcacctttataataaaagcattacatgcataacgCATTTGCGATCACTTTTGAGAATATAtgttttcccgctaattgattgcattttggaacatttgcacttatagcctactgccgtgtcgcattgctgcgcttataatgtgaagaattAGCCAAATAGTTTGTCAGCATTTTAAGCTAAACTTTTAAAAGTTTTTTTGaagctagtggttgtattaatttggagTCTTATCgaatcccacaactgtcccagactatgtatGGAATATTTATTCCAAGGTAAACTTTTGTATTATGGGGGATAgcagattgacataggctagtgcttttgctgttcgttaagCCTACTcttcttgttggctgacgaaaagtaaatgtagACAGTTCTTCCAACATCTTCAATATGTGCCTCGGAATTCAATAAGGACGTGCAGTTGCATCCCCGATGTGtttgtcttcacttgtagcctgtgagaaacaCCCGATCATGTGAcgggcattggctaataagaattgagataactgagagagccatgtgagtgagagatgCATCGGAGCATGCAGCCGgaagaagggaattataattattatattcagcccaagggcacaatgtCCACAAAGGGCATAgatttttttagggggcattacagCCACACAAAGAGGATACCACCGGAAAATTTAAGGCATTATCAAGTCCTTGTCAAATTGTAAATGATatactgatgaagtgtgtgcagcctatgcaataaacaaagcagagctcatgcctttcatgcaacttttttcaaatcatcattagagtcgcataaTGCAGCcgtagaatgtattaaaaatcagaacatatagcccaatgtttgtaTCAGAATACAGTTGCATAAAtaactaaattaagcatataggaggacctgtttctttgttaaccactcaacacaaAATAGCTGCATGTAGGCACTCCCTCAAATTGTttggaaaaatatcctttctattttattctcaACTATgatcaattgtattcttcatacaatcaaataatgccacggaattctgagcaaatcttgtctgctaaatgacctagTGTAGCcaatttggcatagccagatcaggacctaacataaggacaactcagagtatgctattctgttcttctgaaatagactacattttcttcatatcatgtttctttagacctgtctaaaataaataatggatttattgtgatggtataggctatattaaattgatttatcaGACTTCTTTAAATGTAGatgtctgcatcagtggcttgtatgctatgcgtggaagccaggagacgctaaatgtgttaatgttaattaacaatcaattaccgtgagaccggcagttatttgcatgacaatcaccggctgacaaaacttcatgaccaccacagccctaatGCTGCCACgacaatacttgaaaatacaaagggatcaacaacattgcattcactccacattactgaaaagaaggaagcctgtgttCCAAAAAAATCCCCTCCAAATCATCCATTCTTAACCGCAACAAGGCagttaagtaatactgcaaaacaacaAGGCAAAGACAttcactttttggcctgaatTAAAAACTACaggtttgggtcaaatccaatagaacacaacacagaGTGAAACCCTCggtattttcaagtattgtggtcgcagcatcatgttatgagtatgcttgttaTCGGCAGGGATTGGGGTGTTGGTCAGGTTCAAAATACATGTGAAAGGAGCAAACGCCCAGGTAAAAAGTTAAAGGAAAACCCACTTTGGTCTTCTGAAAACTTATCCCTGGGATATAGTTTTATTTTTCCGCAAGacaattacatacattttcatgccaaagacacaccagaatggctttcctagaggtgttgagtgttcctgGGTTGCAAATCAgagacaaggtttgaatattgctgcCCGTCAATTATTCTCAACCAAATTTACAGAGCTTAAGCAATTCTGACAAAAACAATGGACATATGTTGCACTAACTTTCTTCTGTTCTATAACTTTCTTTCACTTGGAAAATGTGGAGAATCCAATCTAATCCCTTTTTAGATGTAATTTTAAGGCAGCAGAATGTGAAGACTGTCTGTGCAAgggatgtgtagactttcactaggcacaATCTATTAATCAGACACTTTTTTTCTCTCCTAAAGTGTGATCCAGAATGTAATTGACCACAAGCCAAAACCACATTACTTAGTCGCTGTGGATGATTCCAAGACCACTATCGATGACATTGTAAAGGTAGTTCATTGGGAATTCGACTCTCTAGGTTCAATTATCTCAAAAAAGTGCTTTAAGGATTATTTTAATTCTTATTTTTTCATCACCAGACAATAGCCGATGTGGTGGGGCCAGGAAAGACCAAGAGAGTGCCAAAAGAGGATGCTTTTCTCACTCGGGATTTGAGAGTACGTACaaagatcaaatcaaactttattcatAATTCAGACATTACAATATGCTTCACATAGAATCTAAGCTAAATACAAGGTTTAGATGGCAGTTTTATTACCATGCTCTACTGTTCATCATTTATATTTATTCAAGAAGCAAATTAAATCtggtcttttttttttctttttattgtTCCTCAGCAAATGGACATTGATGCTCTGTTTGTCAACCTTCGGATTGAGGCTGTCTACCTGAAAGAGAGCTTCAACATCCACTGGGTGTGTGAGTCTGGTCTCATAGACAACATTGACCGTGTTGTGGAGGAATACAAGCAAACCAGGGGCCTGCTGGTAAGTTAGACAGCAGCCGTAGCAGGCTAGCAGCCCATACTATCATTTAAGATTGAACAAAGACACTCTTGTATTGAACGGGTGTATATTGTTGCATGACGGTGTGTATATTTCAACTAGATCAGACTAAATTCCGAGTGTGAATTGCTGAAATGATTTCATGTAAAACCACATTGCGTTTGACTGAATAAGTTATGTGGTACGTACTGTAAATGACTCTTGGTATAGTAAATGTGGTCTTTTCCCTAGCCCATCCGAGTGTGTATCATGGGCCCTCCAGCGGTGGGAAAGAGCACAGTAGCAGAGAGGATCTGTAAACACTACAAACTGCACCACATCAGACTCAAGGAAACTATCACTGAGACCCTTGCACACCTGGTCAGTTTCCATCCAGCAGACAGACTAACAAACCAGGGCTATATCCCAAATGGTACTCTGTTCCCTATGGTGTGTACTACTTTGGGCCAGagcccataggcctctggtcaaaaatagtgcactataaagggaataaggtgccatttggtagGCAGCCTAACGATCCAGGTGCACCATACCAATGTGTGCCTTTTAAATGAGATCCATGCTGCAGAGGCTAACTCTCCTTCATTCCAGGAGTCTATCGTTAGGATGGAGGACGGAGAGACTGAGGCAGAGGATTCTGCCACCTCATCAGAACTCCTGGAGACTTTGAAGGAGAACATGGATCAAAATGGAGGTACAGAATGATGCAATTTGTTGTTGACCATATTCCTTTTCTAAAACAAGATGATATAGTCATTGCAATACATGCTTTCTCTGTCTGTTCTATTCTCCAAGGTCGACTGGATGACCAGTATGTGATCAGGATCATGAGAGACAAGCTGAAGTCAAAGCTGTGCAGGAACCAGGGTTTTGTCCTGGACAGCTTTCCCAAGACATATGAACAGGCCAAGGACCTGTTCTATGGTGAGACAGCGATGTATCCTCACTACTGGAAGTATCTTACAATGGCGGCGGCCCAATAGCAccttatttcctatatagtgcactaattttgaccaagaaacgtattccctatgggccctagtcaaaagtagtgcactatatagggaatagggtgatattTGGGACACATATTTATAGTTTCAGCTCACTTATcaaaatctgtattttttgtttAGCTGATGATGATGAGCCAGAGGATATGAGGTCAAAGATCCCTCCATTCAACAAGAAGATAATTCCAGGTCAGTCCAAGCTGGAAAACACATATGTTTGCCTTTTTGTTCATTACACGATGAACGTGAATACCAAGCCAAGTAGTCCTAGACACAGTGGTCATCATTATTTCATAGTAGTTACAGAGCTGACCCTGTCTTTTGAGATCTTTCAGAACACTTTATCTTCAGTGCTTTTCTCATCTCGGAAAACCCCAGTACCAACATATTGCGTTAGAGATTGCGTCTCCCCACTGGAGATTATAGTGGTTTTCTTATGTTGTGTACTCTCGGTTCTAGAGTTTGTGTTCTCCCTGGACTCCTCCGATGCGTTCCTGAAGAACCGTGTCCTGAACCTCCCGGAGAGCCTGGTGGAGGGAACGTCCTATTCCCAGGAGCAGTTCCTGCGCCGCCTCGCCAGGTTCCGGGAGAGCAACGTGGAGGACGAGACCGTCCTCAACTACTTTGAAGAGCTAGATATTCACCCGGAGCACATTGGTAAATACTGAGGGAACTAACTTTTTGAACAGTTTGACGGTGTACCCATAGAAATGAACCACTGGCATACCACTTGTACTAGTACCACGCATACCACTATGTCATAAGTAGATCTCCATATTGTCCATTTCTGTTGGGTCTATAAAGTACTTTTCTATTTAATTATATTCTACTATTCATCTATGAATTCAGGTACAGTACAGTGTGATTTTACTGACTACTACCTACTCAAGTGTATCTAAACTAGTAATTTTGTGTTATTTCGGTGTCAGAGATCACCAGCAGTGACGACCAGGAGTACCTGGTGGTGACAGAGAGGATCATCAAGTCAGTGGGCAAGCCTAAGAACTACGGCCCCACCAgccaggagctggaggaggaggagaggaggagtgcagACCGCCGGCTGAGAACGGAGGCCCAGAAGAGGGCTGACACAGAGAGGCGGGAGACAGAGGAGGCCCAGCAGAGGGCAGCCCGCTGGGAGGAGTGGGTGAGTTTAAGGGGAGGGGGGGTATAAGGGAGATTAGAACTTAcccactctcttcctcttacCTGTAGCTTTCTTGAAGGAAGTGAATGAGGGGTAGGTACAAAAAAAATTGTCAACACACCTATGGGAACATCTCTCATTTAGTAGCAGTCCTCTTACTGTATGTTAATGGGAAATTctgccacttttcaacctcacattcatcatctccagcaccaaaccagtgtctacatTTGTAAAAACAGCgtgtttctatgatctgtggttcAAAAGATTAAAAAGAaaggtctttaaaaaaaatgcttcTCTATGACATCAAATCAACTGGGATTTTTAAAACCTGCAACACGTTTCTGTCCAAGGGAGGGTATTTTCTTGCTCCCCATATCACCGTGAATCTCatagtgtttgaaaatcactgtttttaaaatgttgcaACTTTTGATGATGTCATCGGGTAGCACTTTTTAGCGTCATATTTGTTTCTACAAAACGTAGAAATAAGCCGTTTCCACATATGTTGACACTGGCATTGTGCTGGCGGTAGTAACAAAGTGGTGGAGTTGCATTTTAATGTTTCTGTATGTGTCCCAGAGTAAGTGTCTGGAGGAGGTGAAGAAGCAGGAGCATGATCTCCTGGAGGCCCAGGCTGTTCCCCTGAGAAACTATCTGATGAAGAACGTCATGCCCACTCTCACCCAGGGCCTCATCGAGTGCTGCAAGACCAGGCCTCAGGACCCTGTTGATTTCCTGGTGAGTCCACATTacagatttttttaaaaatatttcagtaatttagcagacagtcttatccagagtgaattacagttagtgcattaaaCTAGGTAGTGCATTAAACTGTGTTTAGTAGCGAAAACAACCACATACACAGCATTATTTGTTGAACAAATCCTCATACATAATATGTAAAGTGTTTCCAAGACATCCTCACATCAAAGTGATGTATTGAAATATGGCCATTTCTTCCATATCAAGCTATGCTATATAGTTGAGGTTAGTTGAGGTTTTCAAAAATAGTTACAAGGTTTTAATCCGACAGCGACTACATATATTTTTTATGGAATGGGACTTTGTAAAACATAGTCAAATGTTGTATtctgtgttttgtatttcagGCAGAATATCTGTTCAAGAGCAACCCCCAAGTGGAGTGAAATGGGACTTGTCTTCAGGATTTATAACTTCATATCTTCTACAATGCAGAATTGTATTCACATCATATTTAAAAGTGATTTAGTAAAAGCCTTTTCTCACAAGAAGagtttttattttggggggggattcTTATACATTTACAGTATATTGTAGCTGTGTTATATTATTTCCCCAATAACGTGATTACAACACAATTGTAAAAGATGCAATGAAGCCATGATGTTCAACTCCTAACATTTCAACTTAGTGAGTTTACATCAAAAGTAATATTTAGACACTTTAAATGTGTGAACTGAAATGTTACTTTTGATGTAAACTCCCTAAGTTGAAATGTTAGGAGTTGAACATTATGGCTTCATTGCATCTTTTACAATTGTGTTGTAATCACGTTATTGGGGAAATAATATAAAACCGCTACAATATACGGTAAATGTATAAGAATCCCCCCTAAATATAATAATCAATATAAAAACTCTTCTTGAGTTTGGTTGCAGGCATATTTCAGCCATAACATTTTAGGTGTCCCTCCCCCCATTTCATGCTGTGACTTTGATAAACTCGATTAGTAAATTATGTCATTCCCTGCCCTGTTTTATTGacacacagctttgtttgtgTTTTCTGCAGACCATTACTTAAAAGCCCTGAAAACTGGAGAAAAAAAAGCCTGACTGAAGCCAACAGCTAATTAACATGTTAATTTGCGTAATGAACTTGGGTGCGCTTGGTAACTTAAAAGTAGACCCAGTCGGGTCATAATGACTTTGATTTGGCTTGTGATTTCAAAGGATAAATGTTAAAAATGGCAGCTAATTGCGTCACTCTCTCATGTTTCCACTCGCAGCTCTAAGTGTACATAATTAGCTGTACTGGAACACCAAATTATTTCATTGTACATGCTTAATCACCACACTGGGAAATCACTTTGTTTGAGAACATTGTAGCGCgagccacaacaacacaacacaatttcAAGCTGTGTTTTTATATTTTCCATTTTGATATGTAGGCGTAAATCAAACCACAGATTTGAGGTAAAAATATGCATTTTACTTTGACTTTTACATAATTTTCCCCTCAAACTAAATACGATGTACTTGTCTTTGTTGTTGAAATTGTTTTATTCGGGGGGAAAGTAATACAGATTCTTGACAGTTAGGCTACATTACCTTCTTCTAGTCTCCCTTTCGTCATCTGAACTGATACCTTCACAGGGGAAAATAGTGGTTGACATCCACCTCCACGTTGCATATTGCTTTTCAGCTTTTCTGATCCATGCAATTGTTGgagaggagactaggagagaagGGGAAGCCACAAAAGACTATAGAGATGCATCCTTTGTAATAGATTGGTGTCATGTCCAATATCATCCAACAGGGGTCAGTCTCTACTGCTTTTGAATGGCAGCATTATAACACTAGGTGGCAGCCTTGCCTCAGCTATGGGCTAATTGTGATAATGTAGTTTTTTGGCTTTACTAATAACAACAATTATACACTAgacattgtattttatttgtatatatatgtatatgtttaaTCATAAATAGATACATTCATCTTTACCATAAAGAAATTCAGCACATTACAGCACATTACCCAATTTAAGCAGTTATAGCTTACTATATCACAGGGTCAATATGCTGAGCTGCAGGTGGACAGAATCCACTGTGTGATGCTGGTCACTGTTCCTTAAAGCCGCTTAAGCCATGGAGGAatgtctctttcacacacacacacacacacaccatgagccGAGGCCTTAACTTGGTGGGGAGATATTCCCCCAGAAAACCTTGCCTCATTGGCGTTCAGaaagaaaatgtgttttgttgcTTAGGAACAGTTTGCCTTCCGTCTCTGCGGGTGGTCTCCTTGTGAATATCATTATGTGCCCCTCGAGTCGGGAGGACGACACATTTTTCTTTTCTGCCAATATTTATTGTCTGCTCCACTCACTGTCGGGAGGTCTGGAAAATGCTTTCATTGATTAAAGGGGGTGCTAGGCAGGCGAAGTCTGTGAGAGACGTCACCTACCTTTATAATAATTTGTCAACATTATATTTCTAGAGGACAGCTTCAAGCTTACAGACAATATTGTTTTGCTTTGCTTTATGGGGAAATATGCAAAGACAATCGAATTGCTAAATATTACAAAAACACAACTATATTAATTAATTGTTCTTATTCTCAGCTTTGTATTTGTGTCCGTCTCGAGTTATTTTGAGTGCTTTGTCCTTTAGATGAGTATAAATGAGCCACCCTCTAAATAAGTGGCACCTGAACATTTCCAGCatttcctacacacacacacaccc encodes:
- the ak7b gene encoding adenylate kinase 7 isoform X2; translation: MAEEEVEKIIHHTKRIFINNVDSYASKCIAKFLSACVVGASLVETDEPEVEEGEERLSKDDHPKVKDGTFQIVGTIANKNERRPSYVLDEYFQLKREELLERLMECDIIIYNITEDADQMDEASWAISALHAEMARFSQPKMFILISTVMTWALSKPVDADDPEIPFTEEDYRRRRAHPNFKEHINVEKLVVKMGKTKSSLLSTYVVASGVQYGMGEQVFHFFFKTSWLGDLPKVPIFGEGTNVIPTIHINDLAGVIQNVIDHKPKPHYLVAVDDSKTTIDDIVKTIADVVGPGKTKRVPKEDAFLTRDLRQMDIDALFVNLRIEAVYLKESFNIHWVCESGLIDNIDRVVEEYKQTRGLLPIRVCIMGPPAVGKSTVAERICKHYKLHHIRLKETITETLAHLESIVRMEDGETEAEDSATSSELLETLKENMDQNGGRLDDQYVIRIMRDKLKSKLCRNQGFVLDSFPKTYEQAKDLFYADDDEPEDMRSKIPPFNKKIIPEFVFSLDSSDAFLKNRVLNLPESLVEGTSYSQEQFLRRLARFRESNVEDETVLNYFEELDIHPEHIEITSSDDQEYLVVTERIIKSVGKPKNYGPTSQELEEEERRSADRRLRTEAQKRADTERRETEEAQQRAARWEEWLS
- the ak7b gene encoding adenylate kinase 7 isoform X1, with product MAEEEVEKIIHHTKRIFINNVDSYASKCIAKFLSACVVGASLVETDEPEVEEGEERLSKDDHPKVKDGTFQIVGTIANKNERRPSYVLDEYFQLKREELLERLMECDIIIYNITEDADQMDEASWAISALHAEMARFSQPKMFILISTVMTWALSKPVDADDPEIPFTEEDYRRRRAHPNFKEHINVEKLVVKMGKTKSSLLSTYVVASGVQYGMGEQVFHFFFKTSWLGDLPKVPIFGEGTNVIPTIHINDLAGVIQNVIDHKPKPHYLVAVDDSKTTIDDIVKTIADVVGPGKTKRVPKEDAFLTRDLRQMDIDALFVNLRIEAVYLKESFNIHWVCESGLIDNIDRVVEEYKQTRGLLPIRVCIMGPPAVGKSTVAERICKHYKLHHIRLKETITETLAHLESIVRMEDGETEAEDSATSSELLETLKENMDQNGGRLDDQYVIRIMRDKLKSKLCRNQGFVLDSFPKTYEQAKDLFYADDDEPEDMRSKIPPFNKKIIPEFVFSLDSSDAFLKNRVLNLPESLVEGTSYSQEQFLRRLARFRESNVEDETVLNYFEELDIHPEHIEITSSDDQEYLVVTERIIKSVGKPKNYGPTSQELEEEERRSADRRLRTEAQKRADTERRETEEAQQRAARWEEWSKCLEEVKKQEHDLLEAQAVPLRNYLMKNVMPTLTQGLIECCKTRPQDPVDFLAEYLFKSNPQVE